The following proteins are co-located in the Planococcus plakortidis genome:
- a CDS encoding DUF6115 domain-containing protein gives MVALLVVVSTLLLLLNVKLMMSRKLMVEQESERLEAAMAEFITAVEQENDALYDKLMDRLEQTEAKMAQWENAVSPAEETKIANQPPVETSRREKVRQLTKQGFSAAHIAKLLELPIGEAEVAVQLEKKRQTR, from the coding sequence ATGGTAGCACTGTTGGTAGTGGTCAGCACTTTATTGTTATTGCTGAACGTCAAACTGATGATGTCGAGAAAGCTGATGGTCGAACAGGAATCCGAACGGCTCGAAGCGGCCATGGCGGAATTCATCACAGCCGTCGAACAGGAAAACGATGCCTTATACGATAAATTGATGGACCGGTTGGAGCAGACGGAAGCGAAAATGGCGCAGTGGGAAAATGCGGTATCTCCAGCAGAAGAGACGAAAATTGCCAATCAGCCTCCAGTGGAAACAAGCCGCCGTGAGAAAGTGCGGCAGCTCACGAAACAAGGCTTCTCGGCTGCCCATATCGCGAAGCTCCTGGAATTGCCGATCGGCGAAGCGGAAGTCGCCGTTCAACTAGAGAAGAAAAGACAGACTCGATAG
- a CDS encoding YaaR family protein — protein sequence MRIDAARPRPSEQPNTIMAKPPGGAFAEAMKQSRTELRRDALTPLLTNVEQHGKRLAEHRTLQNLVAYKQSIKQFLGESLRHGIGLSEQAASGFGEGAQPHQIVKFIDEKVIALQDQLLDNEVEYIGILETVGEIKGLLLNLYM from the coding sequence ATGCGCATTGATGCAGCAAGGCCCAGGCCTTCAGAACAACCCAATACGATAATGGCCAAACCGCCAGGCGGCGCATTTGCAGAAGCGATGAAGCAGTCGCGGACTGAGCTGAGACGGGATGCGCTCACGCCGCTACTTACGAATGTCGAACAGCACGGCAAACGGCTTGCGGAACACCGGACTCTGCAGAATTTGGTTGCGTATAAACAATCCATCAAGCAATTTCTTGGGGAATCGCTTCGCCACGGGATCGGGCTGAGCGAACAAGCTGCGTCCGGTTTCGGGGAAGGGGCGCAGCCTCATCAGATCGTGAAGTTCATCGACGAAAAAGTGATTGCGCTGCAGGATCAATTATTGGATAATGAAGTGGAATATATTGGCATACTGGAAACGGTAGGGGAAATAAAAGGCTTGCTGCTCAATTTGTATATGTAA
- a CDS encoding PilZ domain-containing protein, whose amino-acid sequence MSDNRREFFRVSFVRAISGKVAIPEKEEVFVDIVNLSAGGLVFTASLDFALHEKVFCNFVLLDEEFLLEGRIVRKLEKDPYFEYGVQFVIDQSTSSKLFQQLNTYQIRKRRSMLND is encoded by the coding sequence GTGAGCGATAACCGCAGGGAGTTTTTTCGGGTGTCTTTTGTCCGCGCCATCAGTGGAAAAGTGGCCATTCCGGAAAAAGAGGAAGTATTCGTCGATATCGTTAATTTGAGTGCCGGAGGGTTGGTCTTTACAGCGAGTCTCGACTTTGCGCTCCATGAAAAAGTTTTTTGCAATTTCGTGTTATTGGATGAAGAGTTTTTGCTCGAAGGACGCATTGTCCGGAAATTGGAGAAAGACCCGTATTTTGAATACGGTGTGCAATTTGTCATCGACCAATCGACTTCGTCCAAGCTGTTCCAGCAATTGAATACATATCAGATCCGCAAACGCAGAAGCATGTTGAATGATTGA